In Salvelinus alpinus chromosome 22, SLU_Salpinus.1, whole genome shotgun sequence, one genomic interval encodes:
- the LOC139549707 gene encoding oocyte zinc finger protein XlCOF6-like isoform X1 — translation MSVLQEQIGSILEIMVRATVTEISKVIEGSASSEVPTTGDNASEAPNEQLTQLTSFMEILAKEAVDQICKLFNECSSVLHLEVSRSQTENEDLKKRLDAVETKLRTVLEGSGGQENTSANGCCSEVKIIHQLKGTQPGVCAGEAEVKRSPILHLWKGRLPSTVNEHSNMEHTIESVIIKEEGLEDYLYSSTSDPSSFLESQAQELSDPENPSEDPKDRGGAAGPKHLRKPKITGARRARPKKENHLSCKHCRKTFSKLIQLKAHQAIHAAAEKPFNCKQCGRGFSFKRSLDAHQLLHTGERPHTCGDCGKAFTLKQLLKNHQRLHAGLRPFRCDECGKSFNRAHGLKMHQIVHTGERKYSCEICKKSFSIPGNLHRHKRIHTGEKPFRCDTCGKSFNQADTLKGHQRIHTGERPFTCETCGKCFIQRSALKMHQRTHAGENAFLCVVCGTVLACVNSFKTHLQAHTAELPCICSVCGSSLSSLTHLKSHQQLHTMEKPHSCGLCNKSFKSVSYLNIHMKTHTGERPFTCDVCGRMFTQHSSLKTHQAVHTGEKPFSCGTCGKCFSNTGNLNRHQRIHTGEKPFSCDLCGRSFNQGNSLKAHKQIHTGEKLFMCDKCGKSFSYLRNLKDHKCYYI, via the exons TTGACCCAGTTGACCTCATTCATGGAGATACTGGCAAAGGAGGCTGTGGACCAAATCTGCAAGCTATTCAACGAGTGCTCCTCCGTTCTGCATCTGGAAGTGTCTCGGAGTCAAACTGAGAATGAGGACTTGAAGAAGAGGCTAGATGCGGTTGAGACCAAACTGAGGACTGTCTTAGAAGGGAGTGGAGGACAAGAGAACACATCAGCCAATGGCTGCTGCAGTGAAGTCAAGATCATCCACCAGTTAAAAGGCACACAACCAG GCGTATGCGCTGGTGAAGCAGAAGTGAAACGATCCCCCATCCTCCACCTGTGGAAAGGGAGACTTCCCTCAACTGTAAACGAG CACTCCAACATGGAGCACACGATCGAGTCAGTTATTATCAAAGAAGAAGGCTTAGAAGATTACCTGTACAGCAGCACCTCAGACCCAAGTTCTTTTTTAGAGAGCCAAGCCCAGGAGTTGAGTGACCCAGAGAACCCCTCAGAGGACCCAAAGGACAGAGGCGGCGCCGCAGGGCCAAAGCATTTGAGAAAGCCAAAGATCACTGGGGCTCGTCGGGCAAGGCCCAAAAAGGAGAACCACCTTAGCTGCAAGCACTGCAGGAAGACATTCAGCAAACTGATCCAGCTGAAAGCTCACCAGGCGATCCATGCAGCAGCGGAGAAACCTTTTAACTGCAAACAGTGCGGTAGAGGTTTTTCCTTTAAACGCAGTTTGGATGCACACCAGCTGCTTCACACAGGAGAGCGACCACACACCTGTGGCGATTGTGGTAAAGCTTTCACCCTAAAGCAGCTGCTCAAGAATCACCAGAGACTCCATGCAGGGTTGAGACCGTTCCGCTGCGACGAATGTGGCAAGAGCTTTAACCGGGCCCACGGTCTCAAGATGCACCAGATCGTCCACACGGGAGAGAGGAAATACAGCTGTGAGATCTGCAAGAAGAGTTTCAGCATACCAGGAAATCTCCACAGGCACAAGCGTATACACACTGGCGAGAAACCGTTCCGTTGCGATACGTGCGGGAAAAGCTTCAACCAGGCAGACACTCTGAAAGGACACCAGCggatccacacaggagagaggccATTTACCTGTGAGACGTGTGGGAAGTGTTTCATTCAAAGAAGTGCACTGAAAATGCACCAAAGAACCCATGCAGGAGAGAACGCCTTcctctgtgtggtgtgtgggaCAGTACTGGCTTGCGTCAACTCTTtcaaaacacaccttcaggctcaCACAGCAGAGCTGCCTTGTATTTGCTCAGTGTGCGGTAGTAGTCTCAGTTCACTCACTCACCTCAAATCGCACCAGCAACTCCACACTATGGAGAAGCCGCACAGCTGTGGCCTATGCAACAAGAGCTTCAAGTCGGTCAGCTACCTGAACATACACATGAAAACTCACACTGGGGAGAGACCGTTCACCTGTGACGTGTGTGGAAGGATGTTCACTCAACACAGCAGCCTGAAAACCCACCAGGCAGTCCATACTGGGGAGAAGCCTTTCAGCTGTGGAACGTGTGGGAAATGTTTCAGCAACACTGGGAACCTCAACAGGCACCAGCGgatacatacaggagagaagccttttaGCTGTGACCTCTGTGGGAGGAGCTTCAACCAGGGCAACAGCCTCAAAGCACACAAAcaaatccacacaggagagaaactatTCATGTGCGACAAATGCGGGAAGAGTTTTTCCTACCTGAGGAATCTGAAAGATCACAAGTGTTACTATATCTAA
- the LOC139549707 gene encoding oocyte zinc finger protein XlCOF6-like isoform X2 → MEILAKEAVDQICKLFNECSSVLHLEVSRSQTENEDLKKRLDAVETKLRTVLEGSGGQENTSANGCCSEVKIIHQLKGTQPGVCAGEAEVKRSPILHLWKGRLPSTVNEHSNMEHTIESVIIKEEGLEDYLYSSTSDPSSFLESQAQELSDPENPSEDPKDRGGAAGPKHLRKPKITGARRARPKKENHLSCKHCRKTFSKLIQLKAHQAIHAAAEKPFNCKQCGRGFSFKRSLDAHQLLHTGERPHTCGDCGKAFTLKQLLKNHQRLHAGLRPFRCDECGKSFNRAHGLKMHQIVHTGERKYSCEICKKSFSIPGNLHRHKRIHTGEKPFRCDTCGKSFNQADTLKGHQRIHTGERPFTCETCGKCFIQRSALKMHQRTHAGENAFLCVVCGTVLACVNSFKTHLQAHTAELPCICSVCGSSLSSLTHLKSHQQLHTMEKPHSCGLCNKSFKSVSYLNIHMKTHTGERPFTCDVCGRMFTQHSSLKTHQAVHTGEKPFSCGTCGKCFSNTGNLNRHQRIHTGEKPFSCDLCGRSFNQGNSLKAHKQIHTGEKLFMCDKCGKSFSYLRNLKDHKCYYI, encoded by the exons ATGGAGATACTGGCAAAGGAGGCTGTGGACCAAATCTGCAAGCTATTCAACGAGTGCTCCTCCGTTCTGCATCTGGAAGTGTCTCGGAGTCAAACTGAGAATGAGGACTTGAAGAAGAGGCTAGATGCGGTTGAGACCAAACTGAGGACTGTCTTAGAAGGGAGTGGAGGACAAGAGAACACATCAGCCAATGGCTGCTGCAGTGAAGTCAAGATCATCCACCAGTTAAAAGGCACACAACCAG GCGTATGCGCTGGTGAAGCAGAAGTGAAACGATCCCCCATCCTCCACCTGTGGAAAGGGAGACTTCCCTCAACTGTAAACGAG CACTCCAACATGGAGCACACGATCGAGTCAGTTATTATCAAAGAAGAAGGCTTAGAAGATTACCTGTACAGCAGCACCTCAGACCCAAGTTCTTTTTTAGAGAGCCAAGCCCAGGAGTTGAGTGACCCAGAGAACCCCTCAGAGGACCCAAAGGACAGAGGCGGCGCCGCAGGGCCAAAGCATTTGAGAAAGCCAAAGATCACTGGGGCTCGTCGGGCAAGGCCCAAAAAGGAGAACCACCTTAGCTGCAAGCACTGCAGGAAGACATTCAGCAAACTGATCCAGCTGAAAGCTCACCAGGCGATCCATGCAGCAGCGGAGAAACCTTTTAACTGCAAACAGTGCGGTAGAGGTTTTTCCTTTAAACGCAGTTTGGATGCACACCAGCTGCTTCACACAGGAGAGCGACCACACACCTGTGGCGATTGTGGTAAAGCTTTCACCCTAAAGCAGCTGCTCAAGAATCACCAGAGACTCCATGCAGGGTTGAGACCGTTCCGCTGCGACGAATGTGGCAAGAGCTTTAACCGGGCCCACGGTCTCAAGATGCACCAGATCGTCCACACGGGAGAGAGGAAATACAGCTGTGAGATCTGCAAGAAGAGTTTCAGCATACCAGGAAATCTCCACAGGCACAAGCGTATACACACTGGCGAGAAACCGTTCCGTTGCGATACGTGCGGGAAAAGCTTCAACCAGGCAGACACTCTGAAAGGACACCAGCggatccacacaggagagaggccATTTACCTGTGAGACGTGTGGGAAGTGTTTCATTCAAAGAAGTGCACTGAAAATGCACCAAAGAACCCATGCAGGAGAGAACGCCTTcctctgtgtggtgtgtgggaCAGTACTGGCTTGCGTCAACTCTTtcaaaacacaccttcaggctcaCACAGCAGAGCTGCCTTGTATTTGCTCAGTGTGCGGTAGTAGTCTCAGTTCACTCACTCACCTCAAATCGCACCAGCAACTCCACACTATGGAGAAGCCGCACAGCTGTGGCCTATGCAACAAGAGCTTCAAGTCGGTCAGCTACCTGAACATACACATGAAAACTCACACTGGGGAGAGACCGTTCACCTGTGACGTGTGTGGAAGGATGTTCACTCAACACAGCAGCCTGAAAACCCACCAGGCAGTCCATACTGGGGAGAAGCCTTTCAGCTGTGGAACGTGTGGGAAATGTTTCAGCAACACTGGGAACCTCAACAGGCACCAGCGgatacatacaggagagaagccttttaGCTGTGACCTCTGTGGGAGGAGCTTCAACCAGGGCAACAGCCTCAAAGCACACAAAcaaatccacacaggagagaaactatTCATGTGCGACAAATGCGGGAAGAGTTTTTCCTACCTGAGGAATCTGAAAGATCACAAGTGTTACTATATCTAA
- the LOC139549785 gene encoding leucine-rich repeat-containing protein 15-like, protein MLVSLSTVIMALISVAATCPASPCECLDNITVSCPDKRLKKFPNLPDGTEELYMAHNLIQAFPTSGLEQLQFLDLTKNCLNVSLTSNFIWPNMSSLVKLFLRGNYLGSLGPGQLQGLSALTFLDLSENNMEALQPGSLQGLGQLKTLILTLNQINSLQYGALGGAPALTDLHLSSNSIVEFEEGVFENSSKLVKLILSKNNLVSIGNGTFSGAVNLSHLDLSGNRLDSVPVAALKDVSQLHSLYLQKNSITFLPEDAFSELSHLRILVLNNNHLSIMAKDSLSGLAHLGQLDLSYNNLQSLPSEVFQYLGRLELLDLYHNRLTYLPENLFHNLTLLRELQLDSNKISYIPPGLFHMVSKLRELQLDNNQIADLHNALFSRLSRLRTLYLDNNAISKIPRGLFHKTKSLRELQLNNNHLRSLPKSIFHGMPKLHSLKLFNNRLTALKPELFSTLGNLRELLLNENLIEDLPTGVFSQLRSLKMLDLDNNRLSALTPAGFDGLGTLKELHLSFNQLRDLPYATFYSLNDLRRLHLQNNRLVALHPQVFAPLTDLQELDLDNNQIEQLHPDMFQGPHRLQKLHLKSNRLSTLLNGTLEPLESLKVLHLEGNPWDCSCRSPILYISNWIINNTQTLQDEPMCSTLNRPISQPAHVLKPCVSFACFPRHQLPLEMLTVLTAWVLASGFL, encoded by the coding sequence ATGTTGGTGAGTTTGAGCACGGTCATCATGGCCCTCATCTCAGTAGCTGCTACCTGTCCTGCCTCACCATGTGAATGTCTGGACAACATCACAGTCAGCTGCCCGGACAAGAGGCTGAAGAAGTTCCCTAACCTCCCAGATGGTACTGAGGAGCTTTATATGGCCCACAACCTGATCCAGGCATTCCCCACCAGTGGACTGGAGCAGCTGCAGTTCCTGGATCTCACCAAGAACTGTCTCAATGTCTCCTTGACTTCCAACTTCATCTGGCCCAACATGAGCAGCCTGGTCAAGCTGTTTCTCAGGGGTAATTACCTGGGTTCATTGGGCCCTGGGCAGCTCCAAGGCCTCTCAGCACTCACCTTCCTGGACCTCAGTGAGAACAACATGGAGGCCCTGCAACCAGGATCCCTACAAGGCCTTGGTCAATTAAAGACGCTCATTCTAACACTGAACCAGATCAACAGCCTGCAGTACGGGGCACTGGGTGGAGCCCCGGCACTCACTGACCTTCACCTGAGCAgcaacagtattgtggagttcGAGGAAGGGGTGTTTGAGAACTCATCCAAATTGGTAAAGCTGATTTTGTCTAAGAACAACTTGGTTAGCATTGGGAATGGCACATTCAGTGGAGCAGTTAACCTGAGTCATCTGGACCTCAGTGGAAACAGGTTAGATTCTGTGCCCGTTGCTGCCCTGAAGGATGTGTCACAGCTGCACAGCTTGTACCTCCAGAAGAACAGCATCACCTTTTTACCAGAAGATGCTTTCTCTGAGCTCAGCCATCTAAGGATTTTGGTTTTGAATAATAACCACCTGAGCATAATGGCTAAGGACTCATTGAGCGGTCTAGCCCATCTCGGTCAATTGGATCTGAGCTACAATAACCTCCAATCCCTCCCTTCTGAAGTGTTTCAATATCTAGGCAGACTGGAGCTTCTGGATCTCTACCACAACAGGCTTACATACCTTCCAGAGAACCTGTTTCACAACCTAACTCTGCTGAGAGAGCTGCAACTTGACAGCAACAAGATCTCATACATACCACCAGGGCTCTTTCACATGGTGTCTAAGCTAAGGGAACTCCAGCTGGACAACAATCAGATAGCTGACCTCCACAATGCCTTGTTCTCCAGACTGAGCAGGCTACGGACACTCTACCTGGACAACAACGCAATAAGCAAGATTCCCAGAGGCCTATTCCACAAGACCAAGAGCCTCAGGGAGCTACAGTTGAACAATAACCACCTCAGGTCTCTCCCTAAGTCCATCTTCCATGGTATGCCTAAACTCCACTCCCTAAAGCTTTTCAATAACCGTCTCACAGCTCTCAAACCTGAGCTGTTTTCTACCCTTGGAAACCTGAGAGAGCTCCTGCTGAATGAAAACCTGATCGAAGATCTTCCCACAGGCGTATTTTCTCAACTTCGCAGCCTCAAGATGCTGGATTTGGATAACAACCGCCTCTCAGCACTGACTCCTGCAGGCTTTGATGGGTTAGGTACACTAAAGGAGCTTCATCTCAGCTTCAATCAGCTCCGTGATCTCCCATATGCAACCTTCTACTCCCTGAATGACCTACGTAGACTCCATCTCCAGAACAACCGCTTGGTGGCCTTGCACCCTCAAGTCTTCGCACCCCTGACCGACTTACAGGAGCTTGACTTAGACAACAACCAGATAGAACAGCTACACCCTGACATGTTTCAAGGCCCTCACCGTCTCCAGAAACTTCACCTGAAATCAAACCGCCTCAGTACTCTTTTGAATGGGACACTGGAGCCTTTGGAGAGCCTGAAGGTCCTCCACCTGGAGGGGAACCCCTGGGACTGCTCTTGCAGATCACCCATCCTGTACATCAGTAACTGGATCATCAACAACACCCAGACGTTACAGGACGAACCCATGTGTTCCACACTCAACCGACCCATTTCACAGCCTGCACACGTTTTAAAGCCCTGTGTGAGCTTTGCATGCTTCCCCAGACACCAACTTCCCCTAGAGATGCTGACAGTGCTTACAGCTTGGGTTCTAGCTAGCGGTTTTCTTTGA